The Vallitalea okinawensis genome window below encodes:
- a CDS encoding DNA topoisomerase (ATP-hydrolyzing) subunit A has translation MNNTKQKITETLEKNYMPYAMSVIVSRAIPEIDGFKPSQRKLLYTMYKMKLLTGNKTKSANVVGQTMKLNPHGDQAIYATMVRLTTGYDALLLPYVDSKGNFGKSTSRDMKFAASRYTEVKLDNICHEVFKDIDKDTVDFVDNYDATLLEPTLLPTTFPNILANPNKGVAVGMASNICSFNLKELCETTINFLDDRSIDLTETLLAPDFSTGCYLLYSKDQIKKIYETGLGSFKLRAKYEYAKKDNCIEIKEIPYTTTVEQIIEKIADMAKNNKLKEISDVRDETDLGGLKVTLDLKRGVDPDKLMAKLFRYTTLEDSFSCNFNILVNGRPRLMGIKEILHEWTAYRIICIKRQLTYDISNLQKNLHLLYGLQKVLLDLDATIKIIRETKENRLVVPNLMEAFSIDETQANYVADIKLRNINKEYILNRISEVGELEKELDKLNQTLNSERRIKTIIKRQLKEVSKKFGKDRVTEIMDLEAAVLHQHEDHIEDYNLKYFFTDHNYFKKVSLVSLRSSGDHKLKDDDELRQELDGNNLDEVLFFSDKCSVYKMKSHEISDHKVSQLGHYLPNLLELPDDEKILFVHNTRDYHGYMIFAFENGKVAKVPLNAYQTKTNRKKLLNAYSDYSKVISIHFITEDIPFAAIRYASPNEYRLSVLDSSLITEKSTRNTRGVQVIRMKKNSSMSHFVPADTLTIHDMDEYTVDAIPKSGKEYDMSPSKQINLVDS, from the coding sequence TTGAATAATACGAAACAAAAAATCACAGAAACTCTGGAAAAAAACTATATGCCCTATGCTATGAGTGTCATTGTATCAAGGGCTATCCCAGAAATCGATGGATTTAAACCTTCTCAGAGAAAATTACTCTACACCATGTATAAAATGAAACTCTTAACTGGAAATAAGACCAAATCTGCCAACGTCGTTGGACAAACGATGAAGTTAAATCCTCATGGTGATCAAGCTATCTATGCCACCATGGTACGTTTAACCACTGGCTATGATGCTCTATTACTTCCCTATGTTGATTCTAAAGGTAACTTTGGTAAATCAACTTCAAGAGATATGAAGTTTGCTGCATCCAGATATACAGAGGTAAAATTAGATAACATCTGTCATGAAGTCTTTAAAGATATCGATAAGGACACAGTGGATTTTGTAGATAACTACGATGCCACACTATTAGAACCTACTTTACTCCCTACCACCTTCCCTAATATTTTAGCAAATCCGAATAAAGGTGTAGCTGTTGGTATGGCTTCTAATATTTGTTCTTTTAATTTAAAAGAGCTTTGCGAAACGACCATCAACTTTTTAGATGATAGATCTATCGATTTAACAGAAACACTACTAGCACCTGACTTCTCAACTGGTTGCTATCTGCTATACTCTAAAGATCAGATAAAGAAAATCTATGAAACTGGACTAGGCTCATTTAAACTAAGAGCAAAATATGAATATGCTAAAAAAGATAATTGCATTGAAATAAAAGAAATTCCATATACAACTACTGTTGAACAGATCATAGAGAAGATAGCTGATATGGCCAAAAATAATAAATTGAAAGAGATCTCAGATGTTCGTGATGAGACAGATCTTGGTGGTTTAAAGGTCACTTTAGATTTAAAAAGAGGTGTTGACCCAGATAAATTAATGGCCAAGTTATTCCGTTATACCACTCTAGAAGATAGTTTTTCATGTAACTTCAATATCCTTGTTAATGGTCGTCCTAGGTTAATGGGTATCAAAGAAATTTTACATGAGTGGACTGCATATAGAATTATCTGTATTAAAAGGCAACTTACTTATGATATTAGTAATCTTCAAAAGAACCTTCACTTATTATACGGTTTACAAAAAGTACTCTTAGATTTGGATGCTACCATTAAAATCATTAGAGAAACGAAGGAAAATAGATTAGTTGTCCCTAACTTAATGGAAGCTTTCTCTATCGATGAGACTCAAGCCAATTATGTGGCTGATATCAAATTGCGTAACATCAATAAAGAGTACATTTTAAATCGTATTTCAGAAGTTGGCGAATTAGAAAAAGAACTTGATAAGCTTAACCAAACTCTTAACAGCGAAAGAAGAATTAAAACAATCATTAAAAGGCAACTAAAAGAAGTCTCCAAAAAATTCGGTAAAGATCGTGTGACCGAAATAATGGATTTAGAGGCAGCTGTACTTCATCAACACGAAGATCATATCGAGGACTATAACTTAAAGTACTTTTTCACAGATCACAATTATTTCAAAAAAGTATCTTTAGTTTCTCTTAGATCTAGTGGTGATCATAAATTAAAAGATGATGATGAGCTACGTCAAGAACTGGATGGAAATAATCTAGATGAAGTACTCTTCTTCTCTGATAAGTGTAGTGTGTATAAGATGAAGAGTCACGAGATTTCAGATCATAAAGTCTCTCAATTAGGACATTATCTGCCCAACTTACTTGAGCTTCCAGATGATGAAAAGATTTTATTTGTTCATAATACAAGAGATTATCACGGCTATATGATCTTTGCATTTGAAAACGGTAAGGTGGCTAAAGTGCCTTTGAATGCTTATCAGACAAAAACTAATCGAAAGAAATTATTGAATGCCTATTCAGATTACTCAAAGGTTATTAGCATTCACTTTATAACTGAAGATATCCCATTTGCAGCTATTCGTTATGCTTCACCAAATGAATATCGTTTATCTGTATTAGATAGTTCATTAATTACTGAAAAAAGTACAAGAAATACAAGAGGGGTACAAGTTATTCGAATGAAGAAAAATTCTTCAATGTCACACTTTGTACCCGCTGATACATTGACTATTCATGATATGGATGAATACACTGTAGATGCTATACCTAAGTCAGGTAAAGAATATGATATGAGCCCTAGTAAGCAAATTAATTTAGTAGACTCTTAA
- a CDS encoding DNA gyrase/topoisomerase IV subunit B, with translation MVNDKANSYGNDSISSLKGADRVRKRPSVIFGSDGLEGCQHSFFEILSNSIDEAREGYGNVIEVIRHKDQSITVKDRGRGIPLDYNTKEQRYNWELVYCELYAGGKYNTNEGENYEYSLGLNGLGACATQYASEYMDVTVYTDGYEYQISFKKGIVADEGLRKEKKNYRSSGTIQKWKPDLDVFTDINIPLAYFQNVLKKQAIVNAGLKFILKDEESGEKFEFLYEHGIIDYVEEINDGRGLSEAIYYEDSGRGKDREDKPEYKVKVQLSFAFNNENNLLEYYHNSSYLEHGGSPDKAVKNAFIYEMDKFIKKLNLYNKNEKKISFVDIQDSLILVTNSFSTITAYENQTKKAITNKFIQEFMTDFIKRQLEIYFIENRLDAEKIVNQILVNKRSREKAEKTRLNLKKTLGGKIDLNNRVKKFVDCRSKDSEKRELYILEGDSALGACKLARDASFQALMPLRGKILNCLKADYDKIFKSDIIIDLLKVIGAGVEINTKHNKDLANFNMDNLPWNKIIICTDADVDGFQIRTLILTMLYRLVPTLIQEGKVYIAESPLYEINTKKKTYFAYSEMEKNAIVSKLSGKYNLQRSKGLGENDPEMMWTTTMCPESRKLVEIVPEDMERTKEMFEILLGDDLAGRKSFITDNSDEYLELLDLS, from the coding sequence TTGGTAAACGATAAAGCAAACAGCTATGGCAATGATTCTATTTCATCTTTGAAGGGAGCAGACCGGGTTAGAAAAAGACCTTCTGTTATTTTTGGTTCAGATGGCTTAGAAGGTTGTCAACATTCATTTTTTGAGATTCTTTCCAACTCAATAGATGAGGCTAGAGAGGGATATGGAAATGTCATTGAAGTTATACGACATAAGGATCAATCCATTACTGTTAAAGATAGAGGCCGAGGTATTCCTCTGGATTATAATACAAAAGAACAACGTTACAACTGGGAATTAGTCTATTGTGAGCTATACGCAGGGGGAAAATACAATACCAATGAAGGAGAAAACTATGAGTACTCTCTTGGTTTAAATGGTTTAGGTGCGTGCGCTACTCAATATGCTTCAGAATATATGGATGTAACTGTTTATACAGATGGTTATGAATATCAAATTAGTTTTAAAAAAGGTATTGTTGCGGATGAAGGTCTTCGGAAGGAAAAGAAAAACTATCGAAGTTCGGGTACTATTCAAAAATGGAAACCGGATCTAGATGTTTTTACTGATATCAATATACCTCTAGCTTATTTTCAAAACGTATTAAAGAAGCAAGCTATTGTAAATGCAGGTTTGAAATTCATTTTAAAAGATGAGGAATCTGGTGAAAAATTTGAGTTTCTATATGAACACGGTATCATAGATTATGTTGAAGAAATTAACGATGGTAGAGGTTTAAGCGAAGCTATCTATTATGAAGATTCTGGCCGTGGAAAAGATCGTGAAGATAAACCTGAATACAAAGTAAAAGTTCAATTATCCTTTGCTTTTAATAATGAAAATAATCTCTTGGAATACTATCACAATTCATCCTATTTAGAGCATGGTGGCTCACCTGATAAAGCCGTAAAAAATGCTTTTATTTATGAAATGGACAAATTCATCAAGAAATTGAATCTCTATAATAAAAATGAGAAGAAAATTTCCTTTGTTGATATTCAGGATTCATTGATTCTTGTAACAAACTCTTTTTCAACCATAACTGCCTATGAGAATCAAACCAAAAAAGCTATTACTAATAAATTTATTCAAGAGTTTATGACAGACTTCATAAAAAGACAGTTGGAAATTTATTTCATTGAAAATCGATTAGATGCTGAGAAAATTGTTAATCAGATTCTCGTTAATAAACGTAGTCGGGAAAAAGCTGAAAAAACACGATTAAATCTTAAGAAAACTTTAGGTGGTAAAATCGACCTCAATAATCGTGTCAAAAAGTTTGTTGACTGTCGTAGTAAAGATAGTGAAAAAAGAGAACTCTACATCCTAGAGGGTGATTCTGCCCTTGGCGCATGTAAGTTAGCAAGGGATGCAAGTTTTCAGGCTTTGATGCCCCTTAGAGGTAAAATCCTTAATTGTTTAAAAGCTGATTATGATAAAATCTTTAAAAGTGATATTATCATCGATCTCTTAAAGGTAATAGGCGCAGGTGTTGAGATCAACACTAAACACAATAAAGATCTAGCTAATTTCAATATGGATAATTTACCTTGGAACAAGATTATTATTTGTACCGACGCTGATGTAGATGGTTTCCAGATCAGAACCCTTATTTTAACCATGTTGTATCGATTAGTACCCACTTTAATTCAAGAGGGTAAAGTATATATAGCAGAATCACCACTCTATGAAATCAATACAAAGAAAAAGACTTATTTTGCTTATTCAGAAATGGAAAAGAATGCAATCGTCAGTAAGTTAAGTGGTAAGTATAACCTTCAACGCTCCAAGGGACTAGGTGAAAATGATCCCGAAATGATGTGGACAACAACCATGTGTCCAGAGTCGAGAAAATTGGTAGAAATCGTTCCTGAAGATATGGAACGCACAAAGGAAATGTTCGAGATCCTTTTAGGTGATGATTTAGCAGGTAGAAAAAGCTTTATTACTGACAATAGTGACGAGTACTTAGAATTATTAGATTTAAGCTAG
- a CDS encoding M23 family metallopeptidase produces the protein MSRLRKHNRKVDRYTTLILMSRSSKNPVSIRIPKWSKYPILLILLCLITYFSMLSYQHSQYVKTLEQENAISSEVIDGLNSEIDQRDKSIENLEGTTKSQFVTLKQLQDQSADVKSDLNTLQEEKTKLEEKLEHTDKTTETKPSSFNDVQLEEELYSLDISDESPRQLRTTALFSDSFEFQANMLYNELEQTKTNINVELNDLEMMEQEADVLIPYWDAYPSIYPTNGTITSYFGWRSSPSGWGSEYHEGIDMRNSYGADVYATGSGTVIDAGYSPSYGYYIVINHGYGIRTKYAHNSQLCVEAGDDVSRGDVIAKIGSTGYSTGPHIHYEIKVDGVAKNPLDFID, from the coding sequence ATGAGCAGATTACGTAAACATAATCGTAAAGTTGATCGATATACCACACTGATTTTAATGTCAAGATCCAGTAAAAATCCAGTATCTATTCGCATTCCCAAATGGTCTAAATATCCTATTTTATTAATTCTTTTATGTCTTATTACATATTTTTCAATGCTCTCATACCAACATAGCCAATATGTGAAAACTCTTGAACAAGAAAACGCTATTTCATCTGAAGTTATTGATGGTTTAAATAGTGAAATTGATCAACGTGACAAATCCATTGAGAATTTAGAAGGCACCACTAAGAGTCAATTTGTAACTTTAAAACAATTACAAGATCAGTCTGCTGACGTTAAATCTGACCTTAATACTTTACAAGAAGAGAAGACCAAATTGGAAGAAAAATTGGAACATACTGATAAGACCACAGAGACAAAACCTTCTAGTTTTAATGACGTGCAATTAGAAGAAGAACTATATTCTTTAGACATTTCAGACGAATCTCCTAGACAATTGCGTACTACAGCTTTATTTTCAGATAGCTTTGAATTTCAAGCTAATATGTTATATAATGAATTGGAACAAACTAAGACCAACATAAATGTAGAACTTAATGACCTTGAAATGATGGAACAAGAAGCAGATGTTCTCATTCCTTATTGGGATGCCTATCCTTCGATCTATCCTACAAATGGAACAATTACTTCTTATTTCGGATGGCGCTCTAGTCCAAGCGGATGGGGTTCAGAATATCATGAAGGCATTGATATGCGTAATAGTTATGGTGCCGATGTCTATGCAACGGGCAGTGGAACCGTTATTGATGCTGGCTACAGTCCCTCCTATGGGTACTACATAGTAATTAATCATGGTTATGGCATACGCACAAAATACGCTCATAACTCTCAATTATGTGTTGAAGCTGGTGATGATGTTAGTAGAGGTGATGTCATCGCAAAAATCGGTAGCACTGGTTATAGTACTGGTCCTCATATTCATTACGAGATTAAGGTTGATGGTGTTGCAAAGAATCCATTGGATTTTATTGACTAA
- a CDS encoding response regulator transcription factor yields MTTGQKILVVDDDKNIAELVSLYLTKEGYETKKVYTGSEAVQEFSNFAPHLVVLDLMLPEMNGYDVCKEIRKVSNIPIIMLTAKGETFDKVLGLELGADDYVVKPFDPKELVARVKAVLRRVDKKDDSDKKIVIPNLTISLSNYTVVYREKNVEMPPKELELLYYLASHANQVFTREQLLNQIWGYEYIGDTRTVDVHVKRIREKFNEEDEWGLKTVWGVGYKFEVK; encoded by the coding sequence ATGACAACGGGTCAAAAGATTTTAGTTGTAGATGACGATAAAAACATTGCAGAACTAGTATCCTTATATTTAACTAAAGAAGGGTATGAGACAAAAAAGGTTTATACAGGTTCTGAGGCGGTTCAAGAATTTTCTAATTTTGCTCCACATCTAGTAGTCTTAGATTTGATGTTACCAGAAATGAATGGTTATGATGTTTGTAAAGAAATACGCAAAGTTAGTAATATACCTATAATCATGTTAACTGCTAAAGGAGAAACATTTGATAAGGTACTAGGTCTGGAACTTGGTGCAGATGATTATGTTGTTAAACCTTTTGACCCAAAAGAATTAGTAGCACGTGTTAAAGCTGTTCTGCGTAGAGTAGATAAGAAAGATGATTCCGATAAGAAAATTGTCATACCTAATCTGACGATTAGCTTATCAAACTATACTGTAGTTTATAGAGAAAAAAATGTGGAAATGCCACCAAAGGAATTAGAACTTCTATACTATCTAGCTTCCCATGCTAATCAAGTATTTACTAGAGAGCAGTTACTTAATCAAATCTGGGGTTATGAATACATTGGGGATACAAGAACGGTAGATGTTCATGTAAAGCGTATTCGAGAGAAATTCAACGAAGAAGACGAATGGGGTTTGAAAACAGTTTGGGGAGTAGGCTATAAATTTGAGGTGAAATAA
- a CDS encoding bactofilin family protein has translation MKKKKANYEKINTFIAQDVTIEGGTLKSTETIRIDGTYIGDVICQGSLCVGETGQVKGNIEANNILVGGNVEGNLVSANETHLANTSTVVGDIRCGSFIVDEGATFEGHCKMVGNPPKSGSKKPETNESKK, from the coding sequence ATGAAGAAGAAAAAAGCAAACTATGAAAAGATAAATACTTTTATCGCACAAGATGTAACCATCGAAGGTGGTACTTTAAAATCGACTGAAACTATTCGTATTGATGGTACATATATAGGTGATGTTATATGCCAAGGTAGCCTTTGTGTTGGTGAAACTGGTCAAGTTAAAGGTAACATTGAAGCTAATAATATATTAGTGGGTGGAAACGTTGAAGGTAATTTGGTAAGTGCAAATGAAACACATTTAGCAAATACAAGTACTGTTGTAGGTGACATTCGATGTGGAAGTTTTATTGTTGATGAGGGGGCTACATTCGAAGGTCATTGTAAAATGGTTGGTAACCCACCAAAGTCTGGTTCCAAAAAACCTGAAACAAATGAATCAAAAAAATAA
- the trmL gene encoding tRNA (uridine(34)/cytosine(34)/5-carboxymethylaminomethyluridine(34)-2'-O)-methyltransferase TrmL yields MSLKIVLLEPEIPQNTGNIARTCVCTGAELHLIKPLGFSVDEKQVKRAGLDYWDKLKLFVHESYDDFKAKYPEAKIFMATTKARHTYADVAYDENSFIMFGKESAGIPEEILVENEETCIRIPMSYEMRSLNLSNAVAVILYEALRQQNFSDLQEEGQLHNYKWE; encoded by the coding sequence ATGAGTTTAAAAATAGTATTATTGGAACCAGAAATACCTCAAAATACAGGTAATATAGCTAGAACTTGTGTCTGCACTGGAGCAGAATTACATCTAATAAAACCTTTAGGTTTCTCTGTTGATGAAAAACAAGTTAAACGTGCTGGTCTTGATTATTGGGACAAGCTAAAATTATTTGTCCATGAAAGTTATGATGATTTTAAAGCAAAATATCCTGAAGCTAAGATTTTTATGGCAACAACAAAAGCACGTCATACTTATGCAGATGTAGCTTATGATGAAAACAGCTTTATCATGTTTGGTAAAGAAAGTGCTGGTATTCCTGAAGAAATCCTTGTGGAGAATGAAGAAACTTGCATACGAATACCAATGAGTTATGAAATGCGCTCATTGAACCTTTCAAACGCAGTGGCTGTTATACTTTACGAAGCACTACGTCAACAAAACTTCAGTGACCTCCAAGAAGAGGGCCAATTACACAATTATAAATGGGAATAA
- a CDS encoding sensor histidine kinase, with the protein MGKFKSLRKKLLSIYLGIIVGTFLILSALLPSIIRGYFIENQTDVLMREGQSIAEYYKATRFNFQFEVLAGLVNKMLETEMWLVNVETGQIVTSDGATGVMKLDSPLSKEVLKGNVVQTTGDFQGYFDVEVLTVGMPLYGDDGHMDLLLFLHTEIATIENTVDDMQTIITFVLGISLLVAFILIFILSRDIIGSINQMNIAAKKMAGGNFAAKVEIHTDDEVGQLAESFNHMGEELRKLEAMRRSFIANISHDFRSPLTSIKGFVSAILDGTIPEDMQDHYLNVVLDETERLAKMTNDILHLTKMESNQVQLEYRDFDVHEVIRKVLIGLEQRINEKNIKIELIFIDERLMVHGDLEQIQRAVHNLLDNAVKFVGENDQIFIESSVINKKVHISIIDTGPGINEESLKHIFDRFHKGDYSRGVHKLGTGLGLAIVKEIIKKHGEEITVSSKEGEGTAFTFTLALANNSKLLTKRS; encoded by the coding sequence ATGGGTAAATTTAAATCATTAAGGAAAAAACTATTATCCATCTATTTGGGGATCATAGTTGGAACCTTTCTAATTCTATCTGCCTTACTTCCGAGCATCATTAGAGGCTATTTTATAGAAAATCAAACAGACGTATTAATGCGAGAAGGACAGTCTATTGCAGAGTATTATAAAGCAACTAGATTTAATTTCCAATTTGAAGTTTTGGCTGGGTTAGTGAATAAAATGTTAGAGACAGAAATGTGGTTGGTTAACGTTGAAACCGGTCAGATTGTAACCAGTGATGGAGCTACTGGGGTTATGAAGTTAGATTCACCTTTAAGTAAAGAAGTATTAAAGGGGAATGTGGTTCAGACGACTGGTGACTTTCAAGGGTACTTTGATGTAGAAGTATTAACTGTAGGTATGCCATTGTATGGTGATGATGGACATATGGATTTGCTTCTGTTTCTTCATACTGAAATAGCTACCATCGAAAATACAGTTGATGATATGCAAACGATCATAACCTTTGTATTAGGGATATCACTGTTGGTAGCCTTTATACTTATATTCATCTTATCAAGGGATATCATTGGATCCATAAATCAGATGAATATAGCAGCTAAGAAAATGGCTGGTGGTAATTTTGCAGCTAAGGTGGAAATTCATACGGATGATGAAGTTGGACAATTAGCTGAAAGTTTTAATCACATGGGTGAAGAATTACGTAAACTCGAAGCGATGAGAAGAAGTTTTATAGCAAATATCTCTCATGATTTTAGATCGCCCTTAACATCCATTAAGGGATTCGTTTCAGCTATATTAGATGGTACGATACCTGAAGATATGCAGGACCATTATCTAAATGTTGTTTTGGATGAAACAGAGAGATTAGCAAAGATGACGAATGACATCTTACATCTTACCAAGATGGAGTCTAATCAAGTACAATTGGAGTATCGTGATTTTGATGTTCATGAAGTGATACGAAAGGTTCTCATAGGACTTGAACAACGCATTAATGAGAAAAATATTAAGATAGAACTGATATTTATTGATGAACGCCTAATGGTTCATGGTGATTTAGAACAGATTCAAAGGGCTGTTCATAATTTATTGGACAATGCTGTTAAATTCGTTGGCGAGAATGATCAAATCTTTATTGAATCATCTGTGATTAATAAGAAAGTTCATATTAGTATTATTGACACAGGTCCAGGTATCAATGAAGAATCCCTTAAGCACATTTTTGACCGCTTCCATAAAGGGGATTATTCAAGAGGTGTTCATAAATTGGGTACAGGCTTAGGGCTTGCCATTGTTAAAGAAATTATTAAGAAACATGGTGAGGAAATTACAGTATCTAGTAAAGAAGGAGAAGGGACAGCATTTACTTTTACACTAGCGTTAGCAAATAATTCAAAATTATTAACAAAGCGTTCATAA
- a CDS encoding endonuclease MutS2, translating to MQKKVLQKLEYDKMISQLVNKAVSKMAKDRCEALEPSTDINEIKIWQRETAQSVSMLLKRGSIPLGGIKDIRSSLERIRLGASLSAIELLYVAEVLRVCKKVKNYSRDERDQSQFDILDNLFFQISPLTPVYTEISRCIISEEEIDDNASATLKKIRREINLSHDRIKQQLNKIIQSNSYRNMLQDAVVTMRGDRYCVPVKQEYRSQFKGMIHDQSSSGNTLFIEPMAVVQLNNQLRELYIQEKEEIERILEELTLLVHENYEDIKTNLQVLTELDFIFAKGQLALGMNATEPIFNDRGFVHIKKGRHPLLDSKTVVPIEVYLGKEFTTLMITGPNTGGKTVTLKTIGLFTLMGQAGLHIPALDQSELAVFKKVFADIGDEQSIEQSLSTFSSHMVNIVDILANVDEESLVLFDELGAGTDPTEGAALAMAILQNLHWRSIRTVATTHYSELKVYALSTDGVENACCEFDVKTLQPTYRLLIGIPGKSNAFAISKRLGLKDDIINLAKEQLEQNDVRFEDLITDLEISKKTAEYEKDRAVRYREEAERLKEKSEEQKQKIADQKEKILSQAREEARDLLQDAKTEADDILKRLNKAAREKGKTINFNELEADRAQLRDALGDVEKKMNKSLFKNNNRKAPKSVKKGDKVFVDTFNQEAVVISTPDSKGDVTVQAGIMKLKVNMKNLRIMEEKEQHQISKPVKKGRTHVSKARNIKTELDLRGCTVEEALGEIDKYIDDAYLANLAQVTIIHGKGTGALRAAIHQYLKRNGHVKAYRLGKYGEGESGVTIVEL from the coding sequence GTGCAAAAAAAAGTGTTACAAAAGCTTGAATACGATAAGATGATTAGTCAATTAGTTAATAAGGCCGTTTCAAAGATGGCAAAAGATCGTTGTGAAGCTTTAGAACCTTCAACTGATATAAATGAAATAAAGATCTGGCAACGTGAGACTGCACAGTCAGTTAGTATGTTATTGAAAAGAGGTTCTATACCATTAGGTGGAATAAAAGACATTCGTAGTTCTTTAGAACGCATACGATTAGGGGCTAGTTTGTCAGCTATTGAGCTTCTTTATGTAGCAGAGGTTTTAAGAGTATGTAAGAAGGTTAAGAACTATTCGCGAGATGAAAGAGATCAGAGCCAGTTTGATATTCTGGATAATTTATTCTTTCAAATTAGTCCATTGACACCAGTATATACTGAAATTAGTCGTTGTATCATTTCAGAAGAAGAAATTGATGATAACGCATCTGCAACTTTAAAGAAAATTAGAAGAGAGATCAACCTATCTCACGATAGAATAAAGCAGCAATTGAATAAGATCATTCAATCAAATTCATATAGAAATATGTTACAAGATGCGGTTGTTACAATGAGAGGCGATCGTTATTGTGTTCCTGTTAAACAAGAATATAGAAGTCAATTCAAGGGTATGATCCATGATCAATCATCATCAGGTAATACATTATTCATTGAACCGATGGCAGTTGTTCAACTCAATAATCAACTAAGAGAGCTTTACATTCAAGAAAAAGAAGAGATAGAAAGAATTCTTGAAGAGTTAACCTTATTAGTACATGAAAACTATGAGGATATTAAGACTAATCTTCAGGTTTTAACAGAACTAGACTTTATTTTCGCTAAGGGCCAATTAGCTTTAGGAATGAACGCAACAGAACCGATCTTTAATGATCGTGGCTTTGTCCATATTAAGAAAGGTCGTCACCCACTATTAGACTCTAAGACAGTGGTTCCAATTGAAGTCTATTTAGGCAAAGAATTTACTACGTTGATGATTACAGGACCCAATACGGGTGGTAAGACCGTTACATTAAAGACTATAGGACTATTTACATTAATGGGGCAAGCAGGGTTACATATCCCAGCTTTGGACCAATCAGAGCTTGCTGTTTTCAAGAAAGTATTTGCAGATATAGGAGATGAGCAAAGTATTGAACAGTCTTTGAGTACATTCTCATCCCATATGGTCAATATCGTTGACATTTTAGCAAATGTTGATGAAGAATCATTAGTGCTTTTTGATGAATTAGGCGCAGGAACTGACCCAACAGAAGGTGCAGCATTAGCCATGGCTATTTTACAAAACTTGCACTGGAGAAGTATCCGAACAGTAGCTACTACCCACTATAGTGAATTAAAAGTCTATGCTTTATCTACCGATGGCGTTGAGAACGCATGTTGTGAATTCGATGTTAAAACGCTTCAACCAACTTATCGCTTATTAATTGGTATACCTGGTAAGAGTAATGCTTTTGCTATATCCAAAAGACTTGGATTGAAAGATGATATCATTAATTTAGCAAAAGAACAGCTTGAGCAAAACGATGTACGTTTTGAAGATTTAATAACTGATTTAGAAATTAGTAAAAAAACGGCTGAATACGAGAAAGATAGAGCTGTACGCTATCGAGAAGAAGCTGAAAGATTAAAAGAAAAAAGCGAAGAGCAGAAACAAAAAATCGCCGATCAAAAAGAAAAAATTCTTAGCCAAGCAAGAGAAGAAGCTAGAGATTTATTACAAGATGCCAAAACTGAGGCTGATGACATCTTAAAGCGACTTAATAAAGCCGCAAGAGAAAAAGGTAAGACCATTAACTTTAATGAACTTGAAGCTGATCGCGCACAATTAAGAGATGCTTTAGGGGATGTAGAAAAGAAAATGAATAAAAGCCTTTTCAAGAACAATAATAGAAAAGCACCTAAGAGTGTTAAAAAAGGTGATAAAGTGTTTGTTGATACTTTTAACCAAGAAGCTGTTGTTATATCAACGCCTGACTCAAAAGGTGATGTTACAGTTCAAGCCGGTATTATGAAGTTAAAGGTCAACATGAAGAATCTTAGAATAATGGAAGAGAAAGAGCAGCATCAAATAAGTAAACCAGTTAAAAAAGGTCGTACTCATGTAAGTAAGGCAAGAAATATTAAGACTGAATTGGATTTACGAGGTTGTACTGTGGAAGAAGCTCTTGGTGAAATTGATAAGTACATTGATGATGCTTATCTAGCCAACTTAGCCCAAGTAACGATTATACATGGTAAAGGTACTGGTGCCTTAAGAGCTGCCATTCACCAATATTTGAAAAGAAATGGTCATGTAAAAGCTTACCGTTTGGGTAAATATGGTGAAGGTGAATCAGGTGTGACAATAGTAGAATTATAA